The proteins below come from a single Erinaceus europaeus chromosome 20, mEriEur2.1, whole genome shotgun sequence genomic window:
- the ARHGAP20 gene encoding rho GTPase-activating protein 20, translating to MAGPPARSSLPDAVIRAPPPAPGKKMKSVSERRKSAPSLFLERAIMQKRPSTNEISTGVETGALLSIFDHSDRDLLIDGRVELRRGLQKQERHIFLFNDLFIVTKVKCNNNFKLKNKIKLTDMWTANCIDEVGEGHTSAIKSFVLGWPVVNFVVTFSSSEEKEKWMCLLQRYITLEKEKEFPKTVPLKVYAKEMSSCADSKTIMAANTDTVNEVVKMLLPEFGMTGTVSDFQLWLNSGKEGAPYPLIGHEYPYVIKMHHLRDTALLAEGPKDAMMPDNFQEPFVMEQLPQEMQCHFILKSRHLSLTQKLSDSGSKTFKRRKSIMSWAFWRGSQAHLDNMPFMPMSPESPTSPVPGQLFGASLGDICTGEDLPRPIMDLIIYLYKKGPLTVGIFRLSASARAIREFKEKLQLNFSSGVEVNLDMESPILVAAVLKEFLRNIPGSLLSSEFYHCWICIVDEENREDRISTIKRLLDQLPKVNIVLLKHIFALLYSIDQNSSVNQMNTFNLAVCFTPTLLWPPTNTDRELESSFTKKVTLLVQFVIENCCELFGEGITSLLREDSLQCNTTENTTDTLELLPNNSSFNSLEADIEAPSGDFPDGLLDTCGNTLDSKLMDTTDVSNLEDTKNTSSLKDDELVDIASFFKLEDATSIEDEEEHMDTTSIFNLEEAVSFTSLKDEELLGTLNIHNPEDDEFVDSMSVTSLEDELVDTSSSNTLDKDLGDGQWSNSLEREQVDTGRGNTLNRQHMDTASSDSGRSHCRRSLDSMLTPSDLESENSKDNPLEQTVIFPHDLLEASTSSTIAPYLKSARRSSEPNICSKFTIFTKFYPKKTRKSSCDAVLLQKDMESFQGESKIVSDVSLLTETNTYSKKGLREPVSKYRPKTFSVNCCGDSDTSSQNGSTNRLPNTNTSLLNTSGSPTSQRCRSESNMGKNHHTLNCLRGIFTKQKTSYPLDLLDGQDKSLETPKSGTVVPPPSNYKINTTDSTVSSPGTSSPGDSKSQESDIFGNYDTHGFTALETTLQNNSEELSSHLDSAMPGPSSAQASTKKVGWHSQVHSVTWLRNSLANLKNWSLRRTRTSKAEEKQPGSPRESPPPASSGKVMPFKEAGVENIQKDQVESPQPCRDLMECNTVEDEMYMQSADLCIKSEEYIKLDEGGGLSEHCAAGPLSHTNDLDLSNPDSGSSENCDVRGGHTNEEC from the exons ATGTAACAacaactttaaattaaaaaataaaataaagctaactGATATGTGGACAGCAAATTGTATCGATGAAGTAGGAGAAGGCCACACGAGTGCCATAAAATCCTTTGTCTTGGGATGGCCAGTAGTCAACTTCGTTGTCACATTCAG TTCttcagaagaaaaggaaaaatggatgtGCCTGCTTCAGAG ATACAtcacactagaaaaagaaaaggaattccCGAAGACCGTTCCGCTTAAGGTGTATGCAAAGGAGATGTCCAGCTGTGCTGAC TCTAAAACAATCATGGCAGCAAACACAGATACCGTCAATGAGGTGGTGAAGATGTTACTACCTGAATTTGGGATGACT GGCACTGTTAGTGATTTCCAGTTATGGCTGAATTCTGGAAAAGAGGGTGCACCTTACCCCCTGATCG GCCACGAATACCCATATGTCATAAAAATGCATCATCTGCGAGACACAGCTCTCCTAGCAGAAGGACCAAAGGATGCCATGATGCCTGACAACTTTCAAGAGCCCTTTGTCATGGAACAGCTGCCCCAAGAGATGCAATGTCACTTCATCTTAAAATCTAGACATTTGTCTCTGACTCAGAAGCTGAGCG ATTCAGGctcaaaaacatttaaaaggagaaaatctATCATGAGCTGGGCCTTTTGGCGTGGGTCCCAGGCCCACCTTGATAACATGCCCTTCATGCCCATGTCGCCTGAGTCACCCACCTCGCCTGTGCCAGGTCAGCTCTTTGGAGCCAGCCTTGGTGATATCTGTACTGGTGAAGACCTGCCCAGACCCATCATG GATTTGATTATCTATCTTTATAAAAAAGGACCTCTGACAGTGGGTATATTTAGACTCTCAGCAAGTGCAAGAGCAATTAGAGAATTTAAAGAGAAACTTCAACTCAACTTCAGTTCTGGAGTTGAAGTAAACCTAGACATGGAGTCTCCTATTTTAGTAGCAGCAGTGTTAAAG GAATTCTTACGAAACATCCCAGGTAGCCTTTTATCTTCAGAGTTCTATCATTGCTGGATATGTATCGTGGATGAGGAAAACAGGGAAGACAGAATAAGTACCATTAAAAG gctTCTAGACCAACTCCCAAAAGTAAACATCGTTCTTTTAAAGCATATATTTGCACTGCTATATAGTATCGACCAGAATTCTTCTGTGAATCAAATGAATACTTTCAACCTGGCTGTATGCTTTACACCAACCCTCCTTTGGCCGCCTACTAATACAGACCGAGAACTTGAGAGCAGCTTTACAAAAAag GTTACTCTCCTTGTGCAGTTTGTCATTGAAAACTGTTGTGAACTATTCGGGGAGGGAATCACATCCCTCCTCAGAGAGGATTCCTTACAGTGTAACACCACAGAAAACACTACAG atacaTTGGAATTGCTACCAAACAACTCTTCCTTCAACAGTCTGGAAGCTGATATAGAGGCGCCGTCTGGTGACTTCCCAGATGGACTCCTGGACACATGTGGTAACACACTAGACAGTAAGCTCATGGACACTACAGATGTCAGCAACCTTGAGGACACTAAAAACACCAGCAGCCTCAAGGATGACGAGCTCGTGGACATTGCAAGCTTTTTCAAGTTGGAGGATGCTACGAGCATCGAAGATGAAGAGGAGCATATGGATACCACCAGCATTTTCAACCTAGAGGAAGCTGTAAGCTTCACCAGTCTTAAGGATGAAGAGCTCCTAGGCACTCTGAACATCCATAACCCAGAAGACGATGAGTTTGTGGATTCTATGAGTGTCACCAGCCTGGAAGATGAACTTGTGGACACTTCCAGCAGCAACACCCTCGACAAGGACCTGGGGGACGGCCAGTGGAGCAACAGCCTAGAGAGGGAGCAGGTGGACACTGGGAGAGGCAACACCCTGAACAGGCAGCACATGGACACTGCGAGCAGTGACTCGGGGAGGAGTCACTGCCGCAGAAGCTTAGATTCCATGCTAACACCAAGTGATCTGGAGTCAGAGAATTCTAAGGACAATCCACTGGAACAGACTGTGATATTTCCACATGACCTTCTGGAAGCCAGTACCTCTTCCACAATAGCACCCTATCTAAAAAGTGCTAGGCGTTCCTCAGAGCCAAACATATGCTCAAAATTCACAATCTTTACAAAGTTCTACCCTAAGAAAACCCGCAAGTCCAGCTGCGATGCAGTTCTCCTACAAAAAGACATGGAGAGTTTCCAGGGAGAGTCTAAGATTGTCTCCGATGTGAGTTTACTCACTGAGACCAACACTTATAGTAAGAAGGGCTTGCGTGAACCTGTGTCTAAATATAGACCGAAGACATTCTCTGTCAATTGCTGTGGTGATAGTGACACTTCATCACAGAACGGGTCCACTAACAGACTTCCCAACACCAACACATCCCTCCTGAACACCAGCGGTTCCCCCACAAGTCAGAGGTGCCGCTCAGAATCAAATATGGGTAAGAACCACCATACACTGAACTGCCTCCGGGGCATTTTTACCAAACAGAAAACCAGCTATCCGCTGGATCTGTTAGATGGACAAGACAAATCTTTAGAAACACCCAAGAGTGGGACAGTGGTTCCCCCACCAAGCAACTATAAGATCAATACAACTGATTCCACTGTGTCCTCCCCAGGCACTTCCTCACCTGGAGACTCAAAGTCCCAGGAATCTGACATTTTTGGAAACTATGACACGCATGGGTTTACAGCACTTGAGACAACACTCCAGAACAATTCTGAAGAGCTCTCTTCTCATCTGGACTCAGCAATGCCAGGGCCATCCTCAGCACAGGCCAGCACCAAAAAAGTCGGGTGGCATTCACAAGTGCACTCCGTCACATGGTTAAGAAATAGCTTGGCCAACCTGAAAAACTGGTCCTTGAGGAGGACAAGGACCTCCAAAGCTGAAGAGAAACAACCAGGATCGCCAAGGGAGTCACCTCCACCTGCTTCAAGTGGTAAAGTGATGCCCTTCAAGGAAGCAGGAGTGGAAAATATACAGAAAGACCAGGTAGAGAGTCCTCAACCCTGCCGGGACTTAATGGAATGTAACACTGTAGAAGATGAAATGTACATGCAATCTGCTGATCTGTGTATAAAATCTGAAGAATACATCAAGTTAGATGAGGGAGGAGGACTTAGTGAGCATTGTGCTGCTGGTCCTCTCTCTCACACCAATGATTTAGATTTGTCCAATCCAGACTCAGGATCTTCAGAGAATTGTGATGTTAGGGGTGGACACACAAATGAAGAATGTTGA